Proteins found in one Paenibacillus wynnii genomic segment:
- a CDS encoding alanyl-tRNA editing protein, translating to MTTKLYYESAYMTEWQTEIIQTLDREDGIYIILKETAFYPHGGGQPCDEGFIDGIPVLDVISEEDEVLHKLERLPEKNKVKGQIHWNKRFDHMQQHSGQHLLSAVFHNLYQAITVSFHLGTDYCTIDVDQPELTINQLASIENEVNRQIYLNRSIVSYLVTGEEIAQLQLVKQPKVTENIRIVEIKDVEYNACGGTHVSSTGEIGMIKLLKAEKQKGNVRIYFKCGYRALEEFNDNLKILGVLSTKFNTGKDEIIDRIEKWEVEQKQLQAELAFLKEQNDAYIAQELLSNNEGHLISHIFEEKSLKDLQNLANKLTAENDFPVLLATSAENKVVFAYSGGSELSCGSFFKANLGSFNGKGGGSDKQAQAGFPNWVDALAFYEFTRIQFN from the coding sequence ATGACTACGAAGCTGTATTACGAATCTGCATATATGACTGAATGGCAAACAGAAATCATCCAAACGCTGGACAGAGAAGATGGAATTTATATCATCCTGAAGGAGACTGCTTTTTATCCGCATGGGGGCGGGCAGCCTTGTGATGAAGGATTTATTGATGGAATTCCCGTCCTTGATGTGATCAGTGAAGAAGATGAGGTACTACATAAGCTGGAACGACTTCCAGAGAAGAATAAGGTTAAGGGTCAGATCCATTGGAATAAAAGGTTCGATCATATGCAGCAGCATAGCGGACAGCATCTGCTCTCGGCAGTTTTCCATAACCTATATCAGGCTATAACGGTAAGCTTTCATTTGGGTACGGATTATTGCACCATCGACGTGGATCAGCCCGAGTTAACAATCAATCAATTGGCTTCGATCGAAAATGAAGTGAACCGTCAAATCTATCTAAATCGCAGTATTGTCAGTTATTTGGTTACGGGGGAAGAAATAGCTCAGCTGCAGCTTGTGAAACAGCCGAAAGTGACGGAGAATATTCGGATTGTAGAAATTAAGGATGTGGAATATAACGCATGTGGGGGCACACATGTCTCATCAACAGGTGAAATCGGCATGATTAAGCTGCTGAAGGCGGAAAAGCAGAAGGGAAACGTGAGGATTTATTTCAAATGCGGATATCGTGCCTTGGAGGAATTTAATGATAACCTGAAGATTTTGGGTGTCTTGTCCACTAAATTCAATACAGGAAAAGATGAAATTATCGACCGGATAGAGAAGTGGGAGGTAGAGCAAAAACAGCTTCAGGCTGAGCTGGCCTTTCTGAAAGAACAGAACGATGCATATATCGCTCAGGAGCTATTATCTAATAATGAAGGTCATTTAATCTCACATATTTTTGAGGAGAAGTCCCTTAAGGATTTACAGAATCTTGCAAACAAGCTGACTGCGGAAAATGATTTTCCCGTGCTGCTCGCGACTTCTGCGGAGAACAAGGTTGTATTCGCTTATAGTGGCGGATCTGAACTTTCCTGTGGTTCGTTCTTCAAAGCTAATCTGGGTTCATTTAACGGAAAAGGCGGAGGCAGCGATAAACAAGCACAAGCAGGATTCCCGAACTGGGTGGATGCTTTGGCCTTCTACGAATTCACAAGGATCCAATTCAATTGA
- a CDS encoding serine/threonine protein kinase produces the protein MPREKEEIEQLLERVTGELLDHLLIESIQQNEPVKVRKFPKPWLLLGAGNYAAVFSHPSYAGYAVKVYAPGRPGLEEEAEVYRRLGNHHSYSECYHEGPNFLLLKRLNGVTIYNCIKRGIPITDQAIEDIDFALDYARTRGLQPHDVHGKNVMILGGRGLIVDVSDFLKQEDCRMWKDFKKAYYRLYRPVASRWMFPVPGRVLEIVRKGYQIWRRHRKR, from the coding sequence ATGCCCAGGGAAAAAGAAGAAATAGAACAGTTGCTGGAACGGGTAACGGGGGAGCTGCTGGACCATTTATTGATTGAGAGCATCCAACAGAATGAACCTGTAAAGGTTCGGAAGTTTCCCAAGCCTTGGTTACTTTTGGGGGCAGGGAACTATGCGGCGGTCTTCAGTCATCCGAGTTATGCAGGTTATGCGGTGAAGGTGTATGCTCCGGGAAGGCCGGGCCTTGAGGAAGAAGCGGAAGTGTACAGACGGCTAGGCAATCATCATTCTTACTCCGAATGTTATCATGAGGGACCCAACTTTCTTTTATTAAAAAGGCTTAATGGCGTTACTATATATAACTGTATCAAGCGGGGTATTCCCATAACCGATCAAGCCATCGAAGATATTGATTTCGCTTTGGATTATGCACGCACCAGAGGGCTTCAACCTCATGATGTCCACGGTAAAAATGTAATGATTCTGGGCGGTCGAGGCCTAATCGTAGATGTGTCTGATTTTCTTAAGCAGGAAGATTGCAGGATGTGGAAGGATTTCAAAAAAGCATACTACCGACTCTACCGGCCAGTGGCCTCACGTTGGATGTTTCCGGTTCCCGGCAGGGTGCTTGAGATCGTACGCAAGGGGTATCAAATTTGGAGGCGGCACAGGAAGAGATGA
- a CDS encoding UbiD family decarboxylase, which yields MNYRNIEECVNDLEKHGHLVRINEEVDPELEMAAIHMKVFEAGGPALLFEKVKGSKFRAVSNLFGTVERSKFIFRDTWESTQNVIALRNNPMKALKNPLKYIGIGLSARRALPLKSMGGLPAAFQEIQISDLPLIKHWPEDGGAFITLPQVYSEDPDKPGIMNSNLGMYRVQLSGNDYEMNREVGIHYQIHRGIGVHQDKANKQGKPLKVSIFIGGPPANTLSAIMPLPEGMSELTFAGLLSGRHFRYSYVDGFCISNDADFVITGEIHPEETKPEGPFGDHLGYYSLTHPFPVMRVHKVYARQGAIFPFTVVGRPPQEDTAFGALIHELTGDAIQQEIPGVKEVHALDAAGVHPLLFAIGKERYTPYQQIKQPAEILTMANRILGTGQLSLAKYLFITAEEKRAISTHHVEDFLTYILERIDLRRDIHFYTNTTLDTLDYSGTGLNTGSKVVFAAVGDPKRELCTEVPNQLKELKEVANPRLVMPGIVVIQGPKFTNYTEAQQEIDALSEAIREQGQLTTCPMIILADDSSFISATVDNFLWATFTRSNPSHDIYGVNSSFENKHWGCDNVIIDARVKPHQAPPLIPDPEVEKNIERLFVKGASLGGIHTRTSKL from the coding sequence ATGAACTATCGTAATATAGAAGAATGCGTCAATGACTTAGAAAAGCACGGACATTTGGTTCGGATTAATGAAGAGGTAGATCCTGAGCTGGAGATGGCTGCTATACACATGAAGGTTTTTGAGGCTGGTGGGCCTGCATTGTTGTTTGAAAAGGTTAAAGGTTCGAAGTTTCGTGCAGTATCGAACCTGTTCGGAACCGTTGAACGGAGCAAGTTTATTTTCCGAGACACTTGGGAGAGTACACAGAACGTAATTGCTTTGCGGAATAATCCAATGAAAGCTCTTAAAAACCCTTTGAAGTACATAGGGATAGGTCTCTCAGCAAGAAGGGCTTTGCCTTTGAAATCAATGGGCGGTTTGCCTGCTGCTTTTCAGGAAATACAAATCTCTGATCTTCCGTTAATTAAGCATTGGCCAGAGGACGGCGGTGCTTTTATCACGCTGCCTCAGGTGTATTCGGAAGATCCGGACAAGCCGGGCATTATGAATTCCAATCTGGGAATGTACCGTGTCCAGCTAAGTGGGAACGACTATGAGATGAACCGGGAAGTTGGCATTCACTATCAGATCCACCGTGGGATCGGGGTCCATCAGGACAAAGCCAATAAGCAGGGAAAACCGCTTAAAGTAAGCATTTTTATAGGCGGACCGCCGGCCAATACCTTGTCTGCCATTATGCCGCTCCCGGAAGGGATGAGTGAGTTGACCTTTGCGGGACTGCTTTCCGGACGCCATTTTCGCTATAGCTATGTAGACGGCTTCTGTATCAGTAATGATGCCGATTTTGTAATCACAGGTGAAATTCATCCTGAAGAGACCAAGCCGGAGGGACCTTTCGGGGATCATTTGGGCTATTACAGTCTTACTCATCCCTTCCCGGTAATGAGAGTGCATAAAGTGTACGCTAGACAAGGCGCTATATTTCCGTTTACAGTGGTCGGTCGACCGCCTCAGGAAGATACGGCATTCGGCGCATTAATTCATGAGTTGACAGGTGATGCGATTCAGCAGGAAATTCCGGGTGTAAAAGAAGTCCACGCCTTAGATGCTGCCGGTGTACATCCCTTGTTGTTTGCGATTGGGAAAGAGAGATATACCCCGTACCAGCAAATAAAACAGCCGGCTGAAATTCTGACCATGGCTAACCGGATTCTAGGGACAGGGCAGTTGAGCTTAGCCAAATATTTATTCATTACAGCCGAAGAGAAGCGGGCCATAAGTACACATCATGTGGAGGATTTCCTGACCTATATTCTGGAGCGGATTGATCTTCGCCGGGACATTCACTTTTATACGAATACGACGCTGGATACCCTTGATTATTCAGGTACAGGCTTAAATACGGGGAGTAAGGTTGTTTTCGCAGCGGTTGGTGATCCCAAAAGGGAATTGTGTACAGAGGTTCCAAATCAGTTGAAGGAGCTGAAGGAGGTTGCAAATCCTAGATTAGTAATGCCGGGGATCGTAGTGATTCAAGGACCTAAGTTTACTAATTACACGGAAGCACAGCAGGAAATTGACGCTCTAAGTGAGGCTATTCGGGAGCAAGGGCAACTTACCACTTGTCCGATGATTATCCTGGCAGATGATAGTTCCTTTATAAGTGCGACGGTTGATAATTTTCTGTGGGCTACCTTTACCCGCAGCAATCCTTCTCATGATATTTACGGCGTGAACAGTTCCTTTGAGAACAAGCATTGGGGCTGTGATAATGTGATCATTGACGCCCGTGTTAAGCCGCATCAGGCACCGCCATTAATTCCCGATCCAGAGGTGGAGAAGAACATCGAGCGATTGTTTGTTAAAGGCGCCAGCTTAGGCGGTATTCATACTCGCACTTCTAAGCTGTAA
- a CDS encoding S8 family peptidase — protein MDGQIWLHKNSDKLNQPLRKKIRQFTVRGRKPAAIPVIIQFQQKLTPASLQSLQKHLGQHTCPIIQRLPLFNSVSSKVSVQCLKRMCSWDGVKKIYLDGIKKTSLNIATPSIGSAAVQKKKDLTGKGINIAIIDTGVYPHPDLTRPSNRIVAFKDWVNHKKRPYDDNGHGTHVAGDAAGNGWVSKGKYKGPAPEAGIVGVKVLDKDGNGFDSTIIKGIEWCITNRKRLNLRILSLSFGGPVLTSCEDDLLCQAVEKAVRAGLTVVVAAGNRGPGRSTIESPGNSPLAITVGAVDDRRTLTQADDRITDFSGRGPLIGGRSKPDLVAPGEKIISLRAPCSQLDREFPFLRIGKRYFVLSGTSMSTPIVSGAAAQLLQRNPTLSPKQVKTILKRNTFRLKLGPNTAGSGEINVRFLKGKPCRRKKPKQR, from the coding sequence ATGGACGGACAAATTTGGCTACATAAAAATTCCGATAAATTGAATCAGCCACTACGAAAAAAGATTCGACAATTCACTGTCCGCGGCCGCAAACCAGCTGCAATCCCAGTCATTATTCAGTTCCAACAGAAGCTGACTCCGGCCAGCTTACAGTCTTTACAAAAGCATCTAGGTCAACACACCTGCCCAATCATTCAGCGTCTCCCCCTCTTTAATTCTGTGTCGTCAAAGGTTTCAGTTCAATGTCTGAAACGGATGTGCAGTTGGGATGGAGTTAAGAAAATTTACTTAGACGGAATCAAAAAAACATCGCTCAATATAGCGACGCCTTCCATAGGTTCTGCAGCTGTTCAAAAGAAAAAAGATCTTACTGGAAAAGGGATCAACATCGCCATTATCGATACCGGAGTGTACCCGCATCCAGATCTGACCCGACCTAGTAACCGAATTGTGGCTTTTAAAGATTGGGTCAATCACAAGAAACGGCCCTACGATGACAACGGCCACGGGACACATGTTGCAGGGGATGCGGCAGGCAATGGATGGGTGAGTAAAGGGAAATACAAAGGTCCTGCTCCAGAAGCAGGAATCGTAGGTGTAAAAGTATTGGATAAAGACGGTAACGGGTTCGATTCGACTATTATTAAAGGAATTGAGTGGTGTATTACTAACCGGAAGCGGTTAAACCTGCGGATACTTTCACTGTCGTTTGGCGGTCCGGTCCTGACTTCTTGTGAGGATGATCTCTTGTGCCAAGCTGTAGAAAAAGCCGTCCGGGCCGGGTTAACCGTTGTTGTAGCTGCCGGAAACCGCGGTCCCGGGAGGAGTACTATCGAGTCCCCTGGAAATAGCCCTTTAGCTATTACTGTGGGTGCAGTAGACGATAGGCGTACCCTTACACAGGCGGATGATCGCATCACCGACTTTTCCGGCCGCGGCCCCCTCATTGGCGGACGGAGTAAACCAGACTTAGTAGCACCGGGTGAGAAGATCATCTCCCTTCGAGCCCCCTGCTCACAGTTGGATCGAGAGTTCCCTTTTTTGAGAATCGGCAAACGATATTTTGTGCTATCCGGTACCAGCATGTCTACACCAATCGTCTCAGGTGCTGCTGCCCAATTGCTGCAGCGTAATCCCACTCTTTCTCCCAAGCAGGTGAAGACGATTCTCAAAAGAAATACGTTTCGCCTCAAGCTGGGGCCTAACACAGCGGGGAGCGGGGAGATCAACGTGCGGTTCTTGAAGGGGAAACCATGTAGAAGAAAAAAACCAAAGCAGCGCTGA
- a CDS encoding DUF3021 family protein — protein MKLSKYLMYMLKDFIVACGSLMILALLILTLNSNDTINTSLLWQIVLGASAYTFYKNALVNTHELGKRTEMITFCTCFVLADVMVLLWLWFFSTNNMDSSMLVAYLIVIILVKGLVYAMMYTDGKNEAKQLNEKLSEFRDGLNEGK, from the coding sequence ATGAAACTCAGTAAGTATTTGATGTATATGTTGAAGGATTTTATTGTTGCTTGTGGTAGCTTAATGATCCTTGCCTTACTAATTTTGACGTTGAATTCTAATGATACAATTAACACCTCGCTGTTATGGCAGATTGTATTAGGGGCTTCAGCCTATACTTTTTATAAAAATGCTTTAGTGAATACGCATGAGCTAGGGAAAAGAACGGAGATGATCACCTTTTGTACTTGTTTTGTATTAGCAGATGTTATGGTGCTATTATGGCTATGGTTTTTTAGCACCAATAATATGGATAGCAGTATGCTGGTAGCTTATCTTATTGTGATTATCCTGGTTAAGGGTTTGGTGTATGCCATGATGTATACGGATGGAAAAAATGAGGCAAAACAGCTCAATGAAAAATTGAGTGAATTTAGGGATGGCCTGAACGAAGGGAAATAG
- a CDS encoding ABC transporter substrate-binding protein: MVKIKKLGLFLVIMALITITACSGTTNNNAPKDNAATNGATASEAETAFANGKYDPPIEISAVLMPKKYVQGDTKENNVHDRWMLETLGIKHKDTWYPANDDQYKQKLQLAIASGEKLPDFVSVPTNPVLTNQLIDSGQFIAIDELFDKYANQILKDHSAQHPELWYPFTRDGKKYNMPIMEYTDNDDTLLWFREDWMEKLNLEAPKTIADLENIMDKFKNQNPDGLAPKDVFPLAISLKNNTNTWMGSLDWLFGAYGTIQEQWNKDADGNLEYGSINPGAKQALAKLSEWMDKGYIHTDSALWDEGKSAESWTKGAAGILPGANWVPDWPAPDLIKNVKGAKIKAYPVPAGPDGLIGTKWQNSGVNASIMINKDAKHPEAIFLYYNYLLDNLANPAVGSEFEYGFAKGYDWDIIDGKPTSDKEKIKDFSNEFPFLTGPARIPNLYMKTLVKLADGQAPETPYEKQMAEFRKPENWAAAKVVMSQLDIRKQNYFTGAATATMISKWNLLRQSEMETFNKIIYGNLPIEAFDEFVANWKTNGGEQITKEVNDWFKSVSAK; encoded by the coding sequence ATGGTCAAGATTAAAAAGTTAGGATTGTTCCTCGTCATCATGGCACTCATCACGATCACTGCTTGCAGCGGAACAACAAACAACAACGCACCTAAAGACAATGCCGCTACAAATGGCGCCACTGCTTCCGAAGCCGAAACGGCCTTCGCCAACGGTAAATATGATCCGCCGATTGAGATCAGTGCTGTACTAATGCCGAAGAAATATGTTCAAGGCGACACGAAGGAAAATAACGTTCACGATCGCTGGATGTTGGAAACCTTAGGTATCAAACATAAAGATACCTGGTACCCAGCCAATGACGATCAGTATAAACAAAAGCTTCAATTGGCTATCGCCTCAGGTGAGAAGCTGCCTGATTTCGTATCTGTACCTACTAACCCGGTTTTAACCAATCAATTGATTGATTCCGGCCAATTCATTGCCATTGACGAACTATTTGATAAATACGCCAACCAAATTCTTAAGGACCACTCGGCCCAGCATCCTGAATTATGGTACCCATTCACAAGAGACGGCAAAAAATACAACATGCCGATCATGGAATACACGGACAATGACGATACGTTGTTATGGTTCCGGGAAGATTGGATGGAAAAGCTGAATCTTGAAGCTCCTAAAACCATCGCCGATCTAGAGAATATTATGGACAAATTCAAGAACCAGAACCCTGACGGATTGGCTCCTAAAGATGTATTTCCACTTGCGATTTCGTTAAAAAATAATACGAATACCTGGATGGGTTCATTGGATTGGCTGTTCGGGGCTTACGGCACTATTCAGGAACAATGGAATAAAGATGCCGATGGTAATCTCGAATATGGTTCCATTAATCCTGGGGCTAAACAAGCTCTTGCAAAGCTGAGTGAATGGATGGATAAAGGATATATTCACACAGACTCCGCTTTGTGGGATGAAGGAAAATCTGCAGAGAGCTGGACCAAAGGAGCCGCAGGTATTTTGCCGGGAGCAAACTGGGTTCCTGACTGGCCGGCACCCGATCTGATTAAGAATGTGAAAGGTGCGAAGATTAAAGCTTATCCCGTTCCAGCTGGACCTGATGGACTCATCGGAACCAAATGGCAAAACTCCGGGGTAAATGCGAGTATCATGATTAATAAGGATGCTAAGCACCCGGAAGCTATCTTCTTGTATTACAACTATTTGCTCGACAACTTGGCTAACCCGGCGGTAGGCAGTGAGTTTGAATATGGATTTGCCAAGGGTTACGATTGGGACATCATTGATGGAAAACCGACCAGTGACAAAGAGAAAATCAAAGATTTCTCGAATGAGTTTCCGTTCTTAACGGGCCCGGCTCGTATCCCTAATCTTTATATGAAAACACTGGTTAAGCTTGCCGATGGCCAAGCACCGGAGACTCCTTATGAGAAACAAATGGCTGAATTCCGCAAACCGGAAAACTGGGCGGCTGCCAAAGTCGTTATGTCACAATTAGACATCCGTAAACAGAATTATTTCACGGGTGCTGCGACAGCAACTATGATTTCCAAGTGGAACCTTCTGCGTCAATCGGAGATGGAAACCTTCAACAAAATCATTTATGGCAATTTGCCTATTGAAGCTTTTGACGAGTTTGTTGCCAACTGGAAAACGAATGGCGGCGAGCAAATCACAAAGGAAGTTAATGATTGGTTCAAGTCTGTGTCTGCTAAATAA
- a CDS encoding flavin-containing monooxygenase — protein MSLEALNERVKADLSYLAYGGKDWVLPRDPSEGHVYDVVIVGGGQSGLGVAFGLLRERISNILIIDENSEGLEGPWETYARMVTLRTPKHLTSIDLGIPSLTFRSWWEAQVGSQGWEELDKIPRSDWMNYLRWYRRILGLPVLNEVKLKLIEPMEEGIHRLHLEGAGAPPANMLLARKVVLATGIQGGGEWHVPPMIAEKLPNDLYAHTSEVIDFEALKGKRIAILGGGASAFDNANFALSEGVAEAHIFVRREKLPSVNPIRQMEGSGMIERFHVLSDADKYAVISHFFNYNQPPTNDTFERAAAWPGFQLHLGAPWLDVEAAGKEAVVTTPQGKFTFDFLIISTGLLSDPALRPELRNVASHIARWRDYYKAPAEVANPLLDAHPYLSPGFAVLSRSEEGRKLMHGLYVFNYSALASCGLSASAISGMKNAIPKLVTSVADQLFIDDREEILNNFFTYSEAEFVGEWPKKE, from the coding sequence ATGAGCCTAGAAGCCTTAAACGAACGAGTAAAAGCTGATCTTTCTTATCTGGCATATGGGGGTAAAGATTGGGTGCTTCCACGTGACCCTTCTGAAGGGCATGTCTATGATGTAGTTATTGTCGGAGGGGGCCAGAGTGGACTAGGAGTAGCCTTTGGACTTTTACGAGAGCGGATATCTAATATTCTTATCATTGATGAAAACAGTGAAGGCTTGGAAGGTCCATGGGAAACGTATGCTCGAATGGTGACTCTGCGAACGCCCAAGCATTTGACCTCCATTGATCTTGGAATTCCTTCTCTTACGTTCCGTTCATGGTGGGAAGCACAGGTCGGATCGCAAGGCTGGGAAGAGCTAGACAAAATCCCGCGGAGCGATTGGATGAACTATTTACGTTGGTATCGACGGATTCTGGGTCTACCCGTACTCAATGAAGTGAAGCTGAAACTAATCGAGCCTATGGAAGAGGGGATTCATCGCCTTCATCTTGAAGGTGCAGGAGCGCCGCCTGCTAACATGCTACTGGCACGTAAAGTGGTTCTGGCTACCGGGATTCAGGGAGGGGGTGAATGGCATGTGCCGCCAATGATTGCCGAGAAACTACCTAATGATCTCTATGCCCATACCTCCGAGGTTATTGATTTTGAAGCCCTAAAAGGCAAAAGAATTGCTATTCTGGGGGGAGGGGCATCGGCCTTTGATAATGCCAATTTCGCGTTGTCTGAAGGTGTCGCCGAAGCCCATATCTTTGTCCGTCGGGAGAAGCTGCCAAGCGTCAATCCGATTCGTCAGATGGAAGGCTCGGGTATGATTGAACGTTTTCATGTGCTTTCGGATGCGGATAAATATGCTGTAATTTCTCATTTCTTTAACTACAATCAGCCTCCTACTAACGATACCTTTGAGCGAGCAGCGGCATGGCCGGGGTTTCAGTTACACCTTGGTGCACCATGGCTTGATGTGGAGGCAGCTGGCAAGGAAGCGGTGGTGACCACGCCTCAGGGGAAATTCACCTTCGACTTCCTGATTATCAGCACCGGTCTTCTCAGCGATCCGGCGTTACGTCCAGAACTCCGCAATGTCGCAAGCCATATTGCTCGTTGGAGAGACTACTACAAAGCTCCGGCTGAAGTGGCCAATCCGTTGCTTGATGCGCATCCTTACCTCAGCCCAGGGTTTGCTGTTTTAAGTCGAAGTGAAGAGGGAAGAAAGCTAATGCATGGGTTATATGTATTTAATTATTCAGCCTTAGCAAGCTGCGGCCTTTCCGCTTCCGCGATTTCAGGTATGAAAAATGCTATACCCAAGCTCGTTACTTCAGTAGCCGACCAGCTATTCATTGACGACCGTGAAGAAATCCTGAATAACTTCTTTACTTACAGTGAAGCTGAATTTGTAGGGGAATGGCCCAAAAAAGAGTAA
- a CDS encoding Nif3-like dinuclear metal center hexameric protein gives MTILIDDVLNKLMESVGPVGPLATTVDGLKSGDSSSEVKGIVTAFMATQDVIEQAIALGANLLITHEGTFYSHQDTKHTLLNDPVYQVKQKLIDESGIAIYRFHDHLHRYQPDGIMAGLIKELGWEPYINEHQPAAAMVTIPAMTVKEIAEYIKQKLGISFVRIIGDLSMTCTRIGLLAGYRGGGDMCIPLFEKENLDLIISGEGPEWETPEYVRDAHHQGKEKALIILGHAQSEEPGMKHLAKYLEASFLMIPVHFISGKHSFQLV, from the coding sequence ATGACGATACTTATTGATGACGTCTTAAACAAATTAATGGAATCTGTTGGACCCGTTGGCCCATTAGCAACTACGGTAGACGGTCTGAAATCAGGAGACTCCTCCTCCGAAGTCAAAGGGATAGTAACGGCATTCATGGCGACACAGGACGTAATTGAACAGGCGATTGCTCTTGGCGCGAACCTGCTTATCACTCATGAGGGAACATTTTACAGCCACCAAGACACTAAGCACACTTTATTAAATGATCCGGTATATCAGGTAAAGCAAAAGCTTATTGACGAGTCTGGAATTGCCATCTACCGCTTTCATGACCATTTGCATCGTTATCAGCCAGACGGCATTATGGCAGGACTAATCAAGGAATTAGGCTGGGAACCGTATATAAATGAACATCAACCGGCTGCAGCAATGGTAACCATTCCAGCTATGACTGTTAAGGAGATAGCCGAATACATAAAGCAGAAGCTGGGTATTTCTTTTGTCCGTATTATTGGAGACTTATCTATGACATGTACGCGTATTGGATTGTTGGCGGGCTATAGAGGTGGAGGCGACATGTGTATCCCGCTTTTTGAAAAAGAAAATCTGGACTTGATCATCTCAGGTGAAGGGCCCGAGTGGGAGACTCCGGAATATGTGAGGGATGCACATCATCAAGGCAAAGAGAAAGCATTAATTATCCTAGGCCATGCGCAAAGCGAAGAACCCGGCATGAAGCATCTAGCCAAGTATCTCGAAGCTAGTTTTCTTATGATTCCAGTTCACTTTATCTCGGGAAAACATTCCTTCCAGTTGGTTTGA
- a CDS encoding PhzF family phenazine biosynthesis protein produces MKKISVYHVDAFTQNPFEGNPAGVVPDASELTLTQMQQIANELNLPESAFLLPATDPKADFRVRYFTPQEEINFCGHATVGSAWLLATEYGWAEKADQVVFETNIGLIPVQWDYKNRSISRVTMTQVSPQVQDIQLDPLVIASLVGIDLDQLDDRFPIKLASTGNWHLIIPVKTHAAIDAAKPNMEQLASLNKKHNISTTHLFTFDAKPGFDLYTRDFAPAVGIAEDPVTGAANGALAGYLVLEGILNAEETHHLTVGQGDAIGRPGKLFITIIPTEFSAMIKVGGVAHVTLEGTLRLPE; encoded by the coding sequence ATGAAAAAGATAAGCGTTTATCATGTCGATGCTTTTACCCAGAATCCGTTCGAAGGCAATCCCGCTGGTGTGGTACCTGATGCCAGTGAATTAACATTAACTCAAATGCAGCAAATTGCCAACGAGTTGAATTTGCCGGAGTCCGCTTTTTTATTGCCGGCTACAGATCCGAAAGCAGACTTTCGCGTTCGTTATTTCACTCCCCAAGAGGAGATTAATTTCTGCGGCCACGCTACAGTGGGTTCTGCCTGGTTGCTTGCAACTGAGTATGGATGGGCAGAAAAAGCTGATCAAGTCGTCTTTGAAACCAACATTGGGCTTATACCCGTGCAGTGGGATTACAAGAACAGAAGCATTAGCAGGGTCACTATGACGCAGGTTTCGCCCCAAGTTCAGGATATTCAGCTTGACCCTCTGGTAATCGCCTCGCTGGTCGGCATTGATCTCGATCAATTGGATGATCGATTTCCCATTAAACTTGCTAGTACAGGGAATTGGCATCTTATTATTCCAGTCAAAACACATGCTGCAATCGATGCCGCCAAACCTAACATGGAGCAATTAGCCTCCTTGAATAAGAAACATAATATCAGTACTACTCATCTTTTCACATTTGACGCAAAACCCGGGTTCGATCTGTACACCAGAGATTTTGCTCCTGCTGTCGGCATTGCCGAAGATCCTGTTACCGGAGCGGCAAATGGCGCTTTGGCCGGTTATCTAGTACTGGAAGGTATTCTAAATGCAGAAGAAACCCATCATTTGACGGTTGGTCAAGGAGATGCCATCGGGCGGCCGGGGAAGCTCTTCATCACTATTATACCAACGGAATTTAGTGCCATGATCAAAGTTGGAGGAGTCGCGCATGTGACGCTTGAAGGAACGCTGCGATTACCAGAATAA
- a CDS encoding LytTR family DNA-binding domain-containing protein: MKITIENIPVGSEPEIIIRCNEPDDSLLQLIYSLTSTHRKLIGFTDLQTHIINPKDVFYFESVDHKVFIYCQEKVYESRLKLYEIELDYENWDFFRASKSTVLNIGKIKSISPILYGRFEALLQNGEKVFISRQYVPVLKKKLGL, from the coding sequence ATGAAGATTACGATTGAGAATATCCCTGTCGGAAGTGAACCAGAAATCATTATTAGGTGCAATGAACCGGACGATTCCTTATTGCAGCTTATCTATTCCCTTACATCAACCCACAGGAAGCTTATCGGTTTTACGGATTTACAAACGCACATTATTAATCCCAAAGATGTGTTTTACTTTGAGTCCGTGGATCATAAAGTCTTTATTTATTGCCAGGAGAAGGTTTATGAGTCAAGGCTTAAGCTCTACGAGATTGAGCTGGATTATGAGAACTGGGATTTTTTTAGAGCCTCGAAATCAACCGTTCTGAATATTGGGAAAATAAAATCGATAAGTCCAATCCTCTATGGAAGATTTGAGGCGCTGCTGCAGAATGGTGAAAAGGTCTTCATCTCCAGACAATATGTTCCTGTGCTTAAGAAAAAATTAGGCTTATAA